In the Flavobacterium sp. J372 genome, one interval contains:
- a CDS encoding aryl-sulfate sulfotransferase — MLNKQGEKKREWNFDLNTGNDVELLDNGKLMAMFRSPNTAFSFGGFGGVLKVINPDGTTDWEMTYADENKLAHHDFERLPNGNFLLIAWEKVSADVAQQNGANTQNPIYPETIVEINPATMQVVWEWHSFDHIVQDHDSTKDNFGVVANNPQLININYQMAENGNIMHANGIDYDAQRDVIYLSVNFFSEVWVIDHSTTTAQAASHSGGNYNKGGDLLYRFGNPEAYNNTHGTRMFYSVHHPNLLGTNVPGSGNILIYNNGSNISQSKVYELKMPTTFNLLPNTNNEPQVIWSFTDPELFYDRVSGAVRLKNGNTLICEGGYGFWEVAPDGTVVWKYKGEVPFWRVYGIEKNSPGIQALGL; from the coding sequence TTGCTCAACAAGCAGGGCGAGAAAAAACGCGAATGGAATTTTGACCTCAATACCGGTAATGATGTTGAGCTTCTGGATAACGGGAAACTAATGGCTATGTTCCGCTCACCTAACACAGCGTTTTCTTTTGGAGGATTCGGAGGCGTTTTAAAAGTAATTAACCCTGACGGAACTACTGACTGGGAAATGACTTATGCTGATGAAAACAAGCTTGCCCACCATGATTTTGAGCGATTACCAAACGGCAACTTTCTTTTAATCGCGTGGGAAAAAGTATCTGCGGATGTGGCACAGCAAAACGGTGCAAATACACAAAACCCTATTTATCCTGAAACAATTGTTGAAATCAACCCTGCAACTATGCAGGTTGTATGGGAGTGGCACAGTTTTGACCATATAGTGCAAGATCATGACAGTACAAAAGATAATTTCGGTGTGGTTGCAAATAATCCGCAACTGATCAATATAAATTACCAAATGGCCGAAAATGGCAATATTATGCATGCCAACGGTATTGATTATGATGCCCAGCGTGATGTTATTTACCTCTCTGTAAATTTCTTTAGCGAAGTTTGGGTTATAGACCATAGCACCACAACAGCTCAGGCAGCATCACATTCCGGCGGTAATTACAATAAAGGCGGAGATTTGCTATACCGATTTGGCAATCCGGAGGCTTATAACAATACCCATGGTACACGTATGTTCTACAGCGTTCACCATCCTAATTTACTCGGTACAAATGTGCCCGGAAGCGGAAACATACTTATTTATAACAATGGCAGTAATATTTCACAGTCAAAAGTATACGAATTGAAAATGCCCACCACTTTTAACCTACTGCCAAACACAAATAATGAACCTCAGGTAATATGGAGTTTTACCGACCCTGAACTTTTCTATGACAGGGTTTCCGGTGCTGTAAGGCTAAAAAATGGCAACACACTTATTTGTGAAGGCGGTTATGGCTTTTGGGAAGTTGCACCCGACGGTACTGTAGTTTGGAAATACAAAGGCGAAGTGCCGTTTTGGCGAGTATACGGTATTGAGAAAAATTCTCCGGGCATACAGGCTTTAGGATTGTAA
- a CDS encoding RluA family pseudouridine synthase, with protein MKTISTKENLQVLYEDNHIIAVNKRVGDIVQGDKTGDKPLSDVVKEYIKGKYNKPGEVFLGVVHRLDRPTTGIVVFARTSKALTRLNELFKNRETQKTYWAVVKNKPPQNSATLTHYLKRNEKSNTSKAHVNEVPDSKIAKLDYKVIKELDSYTALEINLHTGRHHQIRAQLSAIGSPIKGDLKYGASRSNPDGGIHLHARRLFFIHPVSKEAITIIAPVPDDKVWSAI; from the coding sequence TTGAAGACAATCAGCACCAAAGAAAACCTTCAGGTTCTTTATGAAGACAACCACATCATTGCTGTTAATAAGCGTGTTGGCGATATCGTGCAAGGTGATAAAACCGGTGATAAGCCATTAAGTGATGTTGTAAAAGAGTATATTAAGGGCAAATACAATAAGCCTGGCGAGGTTTTTTTGGGTGTGGTACACAGGCTTGACAGGCCTACAACAGGTATTGTAGTTTTTGCACGCACGTCTAAAGCACTGACGAGGCTTAACGAACTTTTCAAAAATCGTGAAACACAAAAAACATATTGGGCTGTAGTTAAAAATAAACCTCCGCAAAATTCTGCTACCCTGACCCACTACCTTAAACGAAATGAAAAGTCAAACACGTCCAAAGCGCATGTAAATGAAGTACCTGACAGTAAAATCGCCAAACTTGACTATAAGGTAATTAAAGAACTTGACAGTTACACGGCTCTCGAGATTAACCTTCACACCGGCCGCCATCACCAAATCCGCGCACAGCTTTCAGCAATTGGCTCGCCTATAAAAGGTGACTTAAAATATGGCGCATCACGAAGCAATCCAGACGGCGGTATACATCTTCATGCAAGGAGACTTTTCTTTATACATCCTGTGTCTAAAGAAGCGATAACAATTATTGCGCCCGTACCTGATGATAAGGTTTGGAGTGCAATATAA
- a CDS encoding low specificity L-threonine aldolase encodes MEINLVSDTVTRPGHEMLQHMFRAKVGDDVYKSDPTVNELEETVASLFGREAALFFPSGTMANQTAIKLHTNPGEQVICDKWAHIFHYEGGGASFNSGVSCALVDGHRGMITAQQVAVAINPPDFYHSPLTSLVSLENTTNKGGGACYDIEAMKQIREVCKQNNLKYHLDGARIWNAIVAKRQHPKQFGELFDTISVCLSKGLGAPVGSLLIGDKKDMDKALRIRKILGGGMRQAGYLAAAGLYALQNNVSRLEEDHRRAKEIAHFLEQLPWIASVEPVETNILIFAIQPQYNEKALIEKLKQKNIHISTMGHGKMRIVTHLDYKEVMHQYVLETFSKLTL; translated from the coding sequence ATGGAAATAAATTTAGTAAGCGATACGGTAACACGTCCCGGGCACGAAATGCTGCAGCATATGTTCAGGGCAAAAGTGGGTGATGATGTGTACAAGAGCGACCCAACCGTAAATGAGCTTGAAGAAACCGTAGCATCACTATTCGGGCGTGAGGCTGCTTTATTTTTTCCATCGGGTACCATGGCCAACCAAACTGCTATAAAGCTGCATACCAACCCGGGTGAGCAGGTTATTTGCGATAAATGGGCGCACATTTTTCATTATGAAGGGGGTGGTGCATCTTTTAACAGCGGTGTATCTTGTGCGCTTGTAGACGGCCACAGGGGCATGATCACGGCCCAACAGGTAGCTGTAGCTATAAACCCTCCTGATTTTTACCACAGCCCGCTTACATCTCTTGTAAGCCTGGAAAACACTACCAACAAGGGTGGGGGAGCTTGCTATGATATTGAAGCGATGAAGCAGATTCGCGAAGTCTGCAAACAAAACAACCTGAAATACCACCTTGACGGCGCCAGGATCTGGAATGCGATTGTGGCCAAAAGGCAGCACCCTAAACAGTTTGGGGAGTTATTTGATACAATATCAGTCTGCCTGAGTAAAGGACTTGGTGCGCCGGTAGGTTCGCTGCTTATAGGCGACAAAAAGGATATGGATAAGGCGTTGCGCATTCGCAAAATTTTGGGTGGTGGTATGAGGCAGGCAGGCTATCTTGCCGCAGCCGGATTATATGCCCTTCAAAACAACGTAAGCCGACTTGAAGAAGATCATCGAAGGGCCAAAGAAATTGCACATTTCCTTGAGCAATTGCCTTGGATTGCAAGCGTAGAACCCGTTGAGACCAACATACTTATTTTTGCAATACAACCACAATACAATGAAAAAGCGCTGATAGAAAAGCTGAAGCAGAAGAACATCCATATAAGCACAATGGGCCACGGCAAAATGCGTATTGTTACCCATCTGGACTATAAGGAAGTAATGCACCAGTATGTGCTGGAAACGTTTAGTAAACTTACACTATAA
- the panB gene encoding 3-methyl-2-oxobutanoate hydroxymethyltransferase, whose amino-acid sequence MYYFYLSKLLQYVCRKKDYKRITTRSLIEMKANGEKISMLTAYDFTMAKIVDTAGVDVILVGDSASNVMAGHETTLPITLDQMIYHASSVVRAINRALVVVDLPFGSYQSDPKEALRSSIRIMKESGGHAVKLEGGSEIKDSIKKILNAGIPVMGHLGLTPQSIYKFGTYNVRAKEEAEAEKLLEDAMMLERIGCFALVLEKIPAALAKKVADSISIPVIGIGAGGGVDGQVLVIHDMLGMNNEFSPRFLRRYMDLYDGMTKAIGQYVTDVKSSDFPNEKEQY is encoded by the coding sequence ATTTATTACTTTTACCTTTCCAAATTATTACAATATGTCTGTCGCAAAAAAGATTACAAGCGTATCACCACCCGGTCACTTATAGAAATGAAAGCCAATGGCGAAAAAATTTCCATGCTTACGGCATATGACTTCACCATGGCAAAAATTGTAGACACTGCCGGTGTAGATGTAATTTTGGTAGGTGATTCAGCATCAAACGTTATGGCGGGGCATGAAACAACGCTGCCTATAACGCTTGACCAGATGATATACCATGCATCGTCAGTTGTGCGTGCCATAAACCGTGCACTTGTAGTGGTAGACCTTCCCTTCGGAAGCTACCAAAGTGACCCTAAAGAAGCCTTGCGTTCATCTATACGCATCATGAAAGAAAGCGGCGGGCATGCTGTAAAACTTGAAGGCGGCAGCGAGATTAAGGACTCAATAAAGAAAATCCTGAACGCAGGTATACCCGTCATGGGCCACTTAGGCCTTACACCACAGTCTATTTATAAATTCGGGACTTATAACGTTCGCGCAAAAGAAGAAGCCGAAGCTGAAAAACTGCTTGAAGATGCGATGATGCTGGAGCGTATCGGTTGCTTTGCCCTTGTGCTTGAAAAGATACCTGCTGCGCTTGCTAAAAAGGTTGCTGACAGTATTTCTATCCCGGTTATAGGCATTGGCGCGGGCGGCGGTGTTGATGGGCAGGTGCTTGTAATACACGATATGCTGGGTATGAACAATGAGTTCAGTCCGCGCTTTCTCCGCCGGTATATGGATTTATATGATGGAATGACAAAAGCCATAGGCCAATATGTAACAGATGTAAAGAGCAGTGATTTCCCGAATGAAAAGGAGCAGTATTAG
- a CDS encoding PLP-dependent cysteine synthase family protein, whose amino-acid sequence MKEEIKAYNNVLELIGNTPLIKLNKVTEGLKGNFYAKVEAFNPGHSTKDRIALYIIEEAERRGILKPGDTIIETTSGNTGFSVAMVSIIKGYDCILAVSSKSSKDKIDMLRAMGAKVYVCPANVSADDARSYYSVAKRLHEEIKGSVYINQYFNDLNIDAHYKTTGPEIWEQTNGKITHLVACSGTGGTISGAARFLKEKNPNIKILGVDAFGSVLKKYHETKEFDSEEIYPYRIEGLGKNLIPTATDFDAIDKFIKVNDEDSAHAARSIAKTEGLFVGYTSGAALQAVKQYAEAGEFDANSNVVLIFPDHGSRYMSKVFSDEWMNEQGFFDSVNLEEAQKIEFIK is encoded by the coding sequence ATGAAAGAAGAAATAAAAGCCTATAATAATGTATTGGAATTAATTGGAAATACACCACTAATTAAGCTCAATAAGGTTACTGAAGGTTTAAAAGGGAATTTCTACGCAAAAGTAGAAGCTTTTAATCCGGGCCATTCTACTAAAGACAGGATTGCACTATATATAATTGAAGAAGCTGAAAGAAGGGGAATCCTTAAACCAGGCGACACAATTATCGAGACAACCTCGGGTAATACAGGCTTTAGTGTGGCTATGGTAAGTATTATTAAGGGTTATGACTGCATACTTGCTGTAAGTTCTAAATCATCAAAAGATAAGATTGATATGTTACGTGCTATGGGTGCAAAAGTTTATGTGTGCCCTGCAAATGTATCTGCAGATGATGCCCGTTCTTACTACAGTGTTGCCAAAAGGCTTCATGAAGAAATAAAAGGCTCGGTATACATTAACCAGTATTTTAATGACCTTAATATAGACGCTCATTATAAAACCACAGGCCCTGAAATTTGGGAACAGACAAATGGCAAGATCACACATCTTGTAGCCTGCAGTGGTACGGGCGGCACAATATCAGGAGCGGCGCGTTTTCTTAAAGAGAAAAATCCAAACATCAAAATTCTTGGTGTTGATGCCTTTGGTTCGGTACTTAAAAAATACCATGAAACCAAAGAATTTGATAGTGAGGAGATTTACCCATACAGGATAGAGGGCCTTGGTAAAAACCTTATACCTACAGCAACAGATTTTGACGCGATTGACAAATTCATTAAAGTTAATGACGAAGACAGCGCCCATGCAGCAAGAAGCATTGCTAAAACCGAAGGCCTTTTTGTAGGTTATACAAGCGGAGCTGCATTACAGGCTGTAAAGCAATATGCTGAAGCAGGTGAATTTGATGCTAACAGTAACGTTGTACTTATCTTCCCTGACCATGGTTCGCGTTATATGAGCAAAGTATTTAGCGATGAGTGGATGAATGAACAGGGCTTTTTTGACAGTGTGAACCTTGAAGAGGCACAAAAAATTGAATTCATAAAATAA
- a CDS encoding nuclear transport factor 2 family protein, whose translation MKKLSLFAAILAVNFAFAQESDIKKSIQTFFEGMHTADTLKIQSVTHKTMILQTIADGSKRNFRRMIPENFINLSHQSLKT comes from the coding sequence ATGAAAAAACTATCACTTTTTGCAGCAATACTTGCAGTTAATTTTGCTTTTGCACAAGAGAGCGACATTAAAAAATCTATACAGACATTTTTTGAAGGAATGCATACTGCTGATACTTTAAAAATTCAGTCGGTTACGCACAAAACAATGATATTGCAAACAATTGCCGACGGCTCAAAAAGAAACTTTCGCAGGATGATACCAGAGAATTTTATAAATCTATCGCATCAATCCCTAAAGACATGA
- a CDS encoding four helix bundle protein, translating into MHRFKDLEVWKQSRIFCSDVYSVTSSFPESEKFGLTNQLRRAAVSIPSNIAEGASRSSSKDFFKVFRDCYWVGLRIGNTTFNCIRFKIYPT; encoded by the coding sequence ATGCATAGATTTAAAGATTTAGAGGTATGGAAGCAAAGCAGGATTTTTTGTAGTGATGTATATTCGGTGACGTCATCATTTCCTGAATCAGAAAAATTCGGGCTAACAAATCAGCTTCGTCGTGCTGCTGTTTCAATTCCATCTAATATTGCAGAAGGCGCTTCACGAAGTTCTTCGAAAGATTTTTTCAAGGTTTTTAGAGATTGCTATTGGGTCGGCTTACGAATTGGAAACACAACTTTTAATTGCATCAGATTTAAAATTTATCCAACTTGA
- a CDS encoding RNA polymerase sigma factor, with protein sequence MYNKHTDIDILISLCRKGDRSAQFEVYNRYYKAMFNTAHRIVNDTHWAEDVMQEAFLKAFTKLDSYKGEVAFGAWLKKIVVNHSLDNYKKLNKQAMDCLDDILYKVEDNESAEAEAKIDFEQTQVQQVTAAIQQLNENYRLILNLHYIEGYDQEEICTILNITAGNCRTTISRARTSLLQKLKG encoded by the coding sequence TTGTACAACAAGCATACAGATATAGATATCTTAATTTCTCTTTGCAGGAAGGGAGACCGCAGTGCGCAGTTTGAAGTGTATAACCGGTATTACAAAGCAATGTTCAATACAGCGCATCGCATAGTGAATGATACACATTGGGCTGAAGATGTTATGCAGGAAGCTTTTTTGAAAGCTTTTACAAAACTCGACAGTTATAAAGGTGAGGTTGCATTTGGGGCATGGCTTAAAAAAATTGTGGTAAACCACAGTCTTGACAATTACAAGAAGTTGAACAAGCAAGCCATGGATTGCCTGGACGACATTTTGTATAAAGTTGAAGATAATGAAAGTGCTGAAGCAGAAGCAAAAATTGATTTTGAACAAACACAGGTGCAACAGGTTACAGCGGCAATTCAGCAGCTTAACGAGAATTACAGGCTCATACTCAACCTACATTATATTGAGGGTTATGACCAGGAAGAGATTTGCACTATACTTAATATAACAGCAGGCAATTGCCGCACAACAATAAGCAGGGCCAGGACAAGCCTTCTTCAAAAACTGAAAGGATGA
- a CDS encoding head GIN domain-containing protein, with amino-acid sequence MKKAIFLLAVLCCTLTGAAQQKSDVTLGNGHLERKSRDVQNFTKLKVSGPFHINLIPDEKPKVTIDAESNLQDLVETEIDNGTLVIKPIDGKLYRASNGNKITIKVYYSNLEEIAMLGSGSLKSSKPLKGDMKITLDGSGNADLKLECKNVQANILGSGNISLYGSTENFKCKVVGSGEVKAESLDAQTVVAVVSGSGNAKVKSRKALDGTISGSGNIAFSGEPEQKDLKRTGTGEFKVM; translated from the coding sequence ATGAAAAAAGCAATTTTTTTATTAGCTGTGCTATGCTGCACACTAACCGGTGCGGCGCAGCAGAAATCTGACGTTACTCTTGGCAACGGCCATCTTGAACGTAAATCACGCGATGTACAAAACTTTACAAAGCTTAAGGTATCAGGACCTTTTCACATAAACCTGATACCTGACGAAAAGCCTAAAGTTACCATTGATGCCGAATCAAACCTCCAAGATTTGGTTGAAACGGAAATTGACAACGGTACACTTGTTATTAAACCAATTGACGGCAAGCTTTACAGAGCCAGCAATGGCAACAAGATTACAATCAAAGTATATTATTCTAATCTTGAAGAAATTGCAATGCTTGGTTCCGGTAGCCTTAAATCGTCAAAACCATTAAAAGGTGATATGAAAATAACACTTGACGGTTCGGGAAACGCAGACCTAAAGTTGGAGTGCAAAAACGTACAAGCTAATATTTTAGGTTCAGGAAACATCAGCCTTTATGGTTCAACAGAAAATTTTAAATGTAAAGTTGTTGGTTCGGGCGAAGTTAAAGCAGAAAGCCTTGATGCACAGACAGTAGTAGCAGTTGTGTCAGGCTCCGGCAACGCAAAAGTAAAGAGCCGCAAGGCATTAGACGGTACAATATCCGGTTCAGGTAATATAGCGTTTTCAGGCGAGCCTGAACAAAAAGACCTGAAGCGTACAGGTACGGGAGAGTTTAAGGTTATGTAG
- a CDS encoding DUF5723 family protein: MKTPLLLLTTMLCAGSAIAQEHFTGISTSRRGGLLNASLNPAELTNQQTAFDVNVFNFGINVANNKISFGDLVSGNDFDRLIFEGGEPTNLRLDAKILGPALSVKRGSWAFAFTTGANVKADFVDVDTGLGNAVTNGNIPGITEFYNINAGYNQRVSGTSWGEIGLTVAHDFFNNDLHKFSGGVTGRLLFPGTYANIALGQFRGRIDNINDNVYLNDASANINIAYSGSLAEDFTDSGNFTDFFAGGLNGFAADIGVNYQLKDIVSDDSTAVSNYRLNVGASVRNLGSMTFKDDNNRNTNYVLDIPNGVAPAGLNLNQFEDVSDIRQIEDILRNSGYLTGESVSRDFKVKLPATLSLYADVKVISRFYFTAFTQQRLSDDSDNEQITAQRIWTFTPRYSTKWFEAYVPVTNSDISDTNVGIGFRVGGFFIGSGSAITALLSDATQADAYFGFRFGI; this comes from the coding sequence ATGAAAACACCATTACTATTACTAACTACTATGTTATGCGCAGGTAGCGCCATTGCACAAGAGCACTTTACCGGCATAAGTACCTCGAGAAGGGGTGGCTTGCTAAATGCATCTTTAAACCCGGCAGAGCTTACAAACCAGCAAACGGCATTTGATGTTAATGTATTTAACTTTGGAATTAATGTAGCGAATAATAAAATTTCATTCGGCGACCTTGTAAGCGGCAATGATTTTGACAGGCTTATATTTGAAGGTGGCGAACCCACAAACTTACGCCTTGATGCCAAAATATTAGGCCCGGCACTTTCAGTTAAAAGAGGCAGCTGGGCTTTTGCATTTACAACAGGCGCTAATGTAAAAGCCGATTTTGTTGATGTTGATACAGGTTTGGGTAATGCTGTAACCAATGGCAATATACCGGGAATAACTGAATTTTATAATATCAACGCAGGTTACAATCAGCGAGTTTCAGGTACATCATGGGGTGAGATTGGCCTTACTGTTGCTCACGACTTCTTTAATAATGATTTGCATAAATTCAGCGGAGGTGTTACGGGTAGACTGCTTTTCCCCGGGACTTATGCCAATATAGCATTAGGACAATTTCGTGGGCGTATTGATAACATAAATGATAATGTATATCTTAATGATGCCAGTGCAAATATTAATATTGCTTATTCTGGTTCACTTGCAGAAGATTTTACGGACAGCGGAAACTTTACCGATTTCTTTGCAGGCGGTTTGAATGGGTTTGCAGCTGATATAGGTGTAAATTATCAGTTGAAGGACATTGTTTCAGATGACAGCACAGCTGTTTCGAATTACAGGCTTAATGTTGGGGCATCAGTGCGTAATTTGGGGAGTATGACATTTAAAGATGATAACAACCGCAATACCAATTATGTGTTGGATATACCTAACGGGGTAGCTCCTGCAGGGCTTAACCTTAACCAGTTTGAAGACGTAAGCGATATAAGACAAATTGAAGATATACTTCGCAACTCGGGCTACCTTACAGGCGAAAGTGTTAGCAGAGACTTCAAAGTAAAATTACCTGCTACACTATCATTATATGCTGATGTAAAAGTTATAAGCCGTTTTTACTTTACGGCTTTTACACAACAAAGATTATCTGATGATAGTGATAATGAGCAGATTACAGCCCAAAGAATATGGACATTTACCCCCCGCTACTCTACCAAATGGTTTGAAGCTTACGTTCCTGTAACAAATAGCGATATTTCAGATACTAATGTTGGAATTGGTTTTCGTGTCGGAGGGTTCTTTATTGGGTCGGGATCAGCAATAACAGCGCTTCTTAGCGACGCAACACAGGCAGATGCCTATTTTGGCTTTAGGTTTGGGATTTAA
- a CDS encoding S9 family peptidase produces MKKHLFVSCVCVIFATNAQTSKPQMSVNITPPKAAIKPKTLEKHGDVRTDNYYWLNERENKEVIDYLNKENEYYKKMTAHTDKLKADLFQEMKARIKEDDSSVPYFYNGYYYITRFEKGKDYPIYSRKKGSMSAKEEILFDCNELAKGHAYFHLGGMNISEDNKWAAFGIDTVSRRQYTIQVKNLETNEVLPLKIENTTGGSTWAGDNKTLFYTRKDAVTLRSDKIYKHKLGTDVKNDVLVFHEKDDTYNTFVYKEKSKKYLVIGSGSTLTSEYRILDAKKPDGEFKVFQPRTRGLEYSIAHYGDKWYIVTNKDKATNFKLMTAPETATTKENWKDLISHRKDVLLEDIEIFKNYLVVTERNNGLYKLRIMPWNGKGEYYLPFDSETYSAGTTTNVDFDTDIVRYSYQSLATPSSVIDFNMKTKEKTILKEQEVLGGKFDKNNYVEERVWATAQDGTKIPISMVYRKGIKKDGKNPLLLYAYGSYGASMDAYFSSIRLSLLDRGFIYAIAHIRGGEDLGREWYENGKLLKKKNTFTDFIDCSKFVIAENYTSPEHLYAEGGSAGGLLMGAVVNMAPELYRGVIAQVPFVDVITTMLDDSIPLTTGEYDEWGNPNDKQYYEYMKSYSPYDNVKAQKYPNMLVTTGLHDSQVQYWEPAKWVAKLRTMKTDNNLLFLDTNMDAGHGGASGRFEALKEVAKEYSFLLDLEGIKN; encoded by the coding sequence ATGAAAAAACACCTTTTTGTAAGTTGCGTTTGTGTTATTTTTGCCACAAATGCCCAAACCAGCAAACCTCAAATGAGCGTAAACATTACTCCGCCTAAGGCTGCTATAAAGCCTAAAACACTTGAAAAGCACGGTGATGTGCGTACAGATAATTACTATTGGCTCAATGAGCGCGAAAATAAAGAAGTAATTGATTACCTGAATAAAGAAAATGAGTACTACAAAAAGATGACGGCCCACACCGACAAGCTGAAGGCAGATCTTTTTCAGGAAATGAAAGCAAGGATAAAGGAAGACGACTCATCTGTACCTTATTTTTATAATGGATATTACTATATAACCCGATTTGAAAAAGGAAAAGATTATCCTATATATTCACGAAAAAAGGGCAGTATGAGCGCAAAAGAAGAAATTCTTTTCGACTGTAATGAACTTGCAAAGGGACATGCTTATTTCCATCTCGGCGGAATGAATATAAGCGAAGATAACAAGTGGGCTGCCTTTGGCATAGACACTGTATCGCGCAGGCAATATACCATACAGGTAAAGAATCTTGAAACCAATGAGGTACTCCCGCTAAAGATTGAGAATACAACAGGAGGCTCTACATGGGCAGGAGACAATAAAACACTTTTCTATACACGTAAAGATGCTGTTACGCTGCGTTCAGATAAAATTTATAAGCACAAATTAGGGACTGATGTAAAAAACGATGTATTGGTATTTCATGAAAAAGATGACACCTATAATACTTTTGTTTATAAAGAAAAATCAAAGAAATACTTAGTTATCGGCTCCGGCAGCACATTAACCTCTGAATACCGTATACTTGATGCTAAAAAGCCTGATGGTGAATTTAAAGTTTTCCAGCCACGTACCCGCGGATTGGAGTATAGCATTGCGCACTATGGCGACAAATGGTACATAGTGACTAACAAAGATAAGGCTACCAACTTTAAGCTGATGACCGCGCCCGAAACAGCTACAACTAAAGAAAACTGGAAAGACCTTATATCTCACCGTAAAGATGTATTGCTTGAAGATATTGAAATCTTTAAAAATTACCTTGTTGTAACCGAAAGAAACAACGGCCTTTACAAACTGCGCATAATGCCATGGAACGGAAAAGGGGAGTACTACCTGCCGTTTGACAGCGAGACATATTCGGCCGGTACAACTACGAATGTAGATTTCGACACGGATATTGTGCGTTATAGCTACCAGTCACTTGCCACGCCATCATCAGTTATTGACTTCAACATGAAGACAAAAGAAAAGACTATATTGAAAGAGCAGGAAGTACTTGGGGGTAAATTCGACAAAAACAATTATGTTGAAGAGCGTGTTTGGGCTACTGCACAGGATGGTACGAAGATTCCGATTTCTATGGTATATCGCAAAGGCATTAAGAAAGATGGTAAAAATCCATTACTGCTTTATGCTTACGGATCTTACGGAGCATCTATGGATGCATATTTTTCATCGATAAGACTAAGCCTGCTTGACAGGGGCTTTATTTATGCTATAGCACACATAAGGGGTGGGGAAGACCTGGGACGCGAATGGTATGAAAATGGTAAGCTCCTTAAAAAGAAAAATACATTTACCGATTTCATTGATTGCTCGAAATTTGTAATAGCTGAAAATTATACCTCGCCTGAGCACTTATATGCTGAAGGCGGCAGTGCCGGCGGATTGCTTATGGGCGCTGTGGTGAATATGGCTCCTGAACTGTACCGTGGTGTTATTGCACAGGTACCGTTTGTTGATGTAATCACGACAATGCTTGATGACAGCATACCGCTTACTACGGGGGAGTATGACGAATGGGGCAACCCGAATGATAAGCAGTATTATGAGTATATGAAGTCATATTCGCCATATGATAATGTAAAAGCTCAAAAATACCCTAACATGCTTGTAACTACAGGCCTTCATGATTCTCAGGTGCAGTACTGGGAGCCGGCTAAATGGGTTGCTAAGCTAAGAACCATGAAGACTGATAATAACCTGCTTTTCCTGGATACAAACATGGACGCAGGGCATGGCGGTGCTTCAGGGCGATTTGAGGCATTAAAAGAGGTTGCAAAAGAGTACAGTTTTTTACTCGATTTGGAAGGAATTAAAAACTAA